The following coding sequences are from one Verrucomicrobiota bacterium window:
- a CDS encoding 4-alpha-glucanotransferase — MTLDPEKKIAGLLVPLFALRGRHDLGVGDTEALSEVIEWAAGNNFRAVQILPVNETGGDHSPYNVLSAFALEPSTITTHPSRLPELTPGDYRQITERHDLAALRTGPVNYTRVKALKRELLEAAWKRFRKGDGRSGRSKLFARFLDQHSSWLPDYTLYRVLLEINHHVEDTSSWPLTQRNTKSARVWLASLPEEERADVEEQRLFFAFVQWTAFSQWSAVADLAEVMGVALIGDVPVGVAAGGADVFASPEEFDPTRSCGAPPEHVFKSDPFTEQWGQNWGFPLYRWDVMARNNFLWWRRRLRLLRSVFHLLRVDHALGFFRIYSFPWPPQRNAEFTGISDEEARAKTGGPLPGFIDFDDSTPGNRFHNERHGEVLLGILNEELGDHRLIAEDLGEVAPYVRPVMARMGLPGFKIPMWERNPDGTMKGGETYDRISVATYATHDHAPMITQWEAWQAGLAHGGEEEAGCRKILNELLLFSAHPEIDPVTSFGDIVHRALMEGILACNSWIAIPMITDLFGTSQRFNVPGAVGSANWTARIAEPISEWNACHHELLAWWRSAVLKNGRC, encoded by the coding sequence ATGACGCTTGATCCTGAGAAAAAAATCGCGGGACTTCTGGTTCCCCTCTTCGCCTTGCGTGGCAGGCACGATCTGGGTGTCGGCGATACGGAGGCTCTCAGCGAAGTGATCGAATGGGCCGCGGGGAACAATTTCCGCGCCGTACAGATCCTGCCGGTCAATGAAACAGGCGGCGACCACAGCCCCTACAATGTCCTGAGCGCCTTCGCGCTGGAGCCCTCCACGATCACCACCCATCCCTCGAGGCTCCCGGAACTGACTCCCGGCGACTATCGGCAGATCACGGAACGCCATGACCTAGCAGCGCTTCGCACCGGACCGGTGAATTACACAAGGGTCAAAGCGCTCAAGCGGGAACTTCTCGAAGCCGCCTGGAAGCGCTTCCGCAAAGGCGACGGGCGCAGTGGACGCTCGAAGCTCTTTGCTCGTTTCCTGGACCAGCATTCCTCATGGCTGCCGGATTATACGCTCTACCGCGTGCTACTGGAGATCAATCACCACGTGGAAGATACCTCCAGCTGGCCCTTGACCCAGCGGAATACCAAATCGGCCCGAGTCTGGCTTGCATCCCTTCCCGAGGAAGAGCGTGCTGACGTGGAGGAGCAACGGCTCTTTTTTGCCTTCGTGCAGTGGACTGCCTTCTCCCAGTGGTCTGCGGTGGCAGATCTCGCGGAGGTCATGGGGGTTGCCCTGATCGGCGATGTGCCGGTCGGCGTGGCCGCGGGCGGTGCTGATGTCTTCGCCTCACCGGAGGAGTTCGACCCTACGCGCTCTTGCGGCGCGCCCCCGGAGCATGTCTTCAAGAGCGATCCCTTCACGGAGCAGTGGGGGCAGAACTGGGGGTTCCCTCTCTACCGCTGGGATGTGATGGCCCGGAATAACTTCCTCTGGTGGCGCAGGCGTCTCCGACTGCTTCGGTCGGTGTTTCATCTGCTGCGCGTCGATCATGCACTCGGGTTCTTCCGCATCTACAGCTTCCCGTGGCCGCCGCAGCGCAATGCCGAATTCACCGGAATCTCCGACGAGGAGGCCCGGGCTAAGACAGGCGGCCCACTGCCGGGGTTCATCGACTTCGATGACAGCACGCCCGGGAACCGCTTCCACAACGAACGCCACGGCGAGGTGCTGCTCGGCATCCTGAACGAGGAACTCGGCGATCATCGCCTCATCGCCGAGGATCTCGGGGAAGTCGCGCCGTATGTCCGCCCAGTCATGGCCAGGATGGGGCTTCCAGGCTTCAAGATCCCGATGTGGGAGCGAAACCCCGACGGCACCATGAAGGGTGGGGAAACTTACGACCGCATCTCGGTCGCCACCTACGCAACCCACGACCACGCGCCAATGATTACTCAGTGGGAAGCATGGCAAGCAGGCTTGGCTCATGGCGGGGAAGAAGAGGCGGGTTGCCGCAAAATCCTCAATGAACTCCTCCTCTTCTCAGCCCATCCGGAGATCGATCCGGTGACTTCCTTCGGCGATATTGTTCATCGAGCTCTCATGGAAGGAATCTTGGCCTGCAATTCCTGGATCGCGATCCCGATGATCACGGACCTCTTCGGGACAAGCCAGCGCTTCAACGTACCGGGGGCCGTAGGATCCGCCAACTGGACGGCCCGTATTGCCGAGCCTATCTCCGAGTGGAATGCCTGCCATCACGAGCTGCTGGCTTGGTGGCGTTCGGCGGTGCTCAAGAATGGCAGATGTTGA
- a CDS encoding metal-dependent hydrolase gives MKVTYYGHSCFSVEVSGKTLLFDPFITPNPLASSINYANLHPDYILISHGHFDHVADVEAIARLSGATLIGNYEVIQWFGGKGIEKIHPMNSGGSWTFDFGRVTFTPAIHSSSMPDGTYGGQPGGFRVETPEGAFYYSGDTALNRDMELIGQAGLLKFAVLCVGDNFTMGVKEAVMAAEWLGCTEILGVHYDTFPLIAIDHGAAKKAFEKEGKNLHLMEIGSEREF, from the coding sequence ATGAAGGTCACCTACTACGGCCACTCCTGCTTTTCCGTCGAGGTCTCCGGCAAGACTCTCCTCTTCGATCCCTTCATCACACCCAACCCCCTGGCTTCTTCCATCAACTATGCCAATCTGCACCCCGATTACATTCTGATCTCGCACGGACATTTCGACCATGTCGCCGATGTGGAGGCGATCGCGCGTCTGAGCGGCGCGACGCTTATCGGCAACTATGAGGTTATTCAATGGTTCGGCGGCAAGGGAATCGAGAAGATCCATCCCATGAACTCCGGCGGTTCCTGGACCTTCGACTTCGGCCGAGTCACCTTCACCCCGGCAATTCACTCCAGTAGCATGCCGGACGGTACCTACGGTGGACAACCCGGAGGCTTCCGGGTGGAGACACCTGAGGGGGCATTTTATTACAGCGGCGATACCGCGCTCAACCGGGATATGGAGCTGATTGGGCAGGCGGGCCTTTTGAAATTCGCAGTTCTCTGCGTTGGAGATAACTTCACCATGGGTGTGAAGGAAGCCGTGATGGCCGCGGAATGGCTCGGGTGCACGGAAATCCTAGGGGTGCATTACGATACATTTCCCCTGATTGCCATCGACCATGGGGCGGCTAAGAAGGCCTTTGAGAAGGAGGGAAAGAATCTCCATCTCATGGAAATCGGTTCGGAGAGGGAGTTCTAG
- the rho gene encoding transcription termination factor Rho, with product MPGSAGAAPHDGPPPEPTYAEGIVEVSGKGFGFLREAKRAYSATQNDIFITPEVIRQYNLRDGVLIKGETRRGPRGIQLFRATEIEGDDPAKFINIPLFEELTTISPNKRIRLETTPERFTTRVIDLMTPVGKGQRGLIVAPPRTGKTTLLQHIADAVVKNHPEMKLLILLVDERPEEVTEIRRTIPQAELYASSNDSDIRSHTRIAQIAIDRAKRLVEQGKDVFVLMDSLTRIGRAFNNAQGGGGRTMSGGMDARAMEIPRKLFAAARNTEEAGSLTIMATALIDTNSRMDDLIFQEFKGTGNMELVLDRKISDQRIYPAVDIFLSGTRREELLLTPDEMHKINIIRRGLAGHKPIEAIERLLFFIRRYPTNAELLKNIPG from the coding sequence GTGCCCGGATCTGCAGGAGCCGCGCCTCATGACGGACCTCCACCCGAGCCTACTTACGCCGAGGGGATCGTCGAAGTCTCCGGCAAGGGATTTGGTTTCCTCCGCGAGGCGAAGCGCGCCTACTCCGCCACTCAGAACGACATCTTCATCACCCCTGAGGTGATCCGTCAGTACAATCTGCGTGACGGAGTCCTCATCAAGGGTGAGACCCGACGTGGTCCCCGAGGGATCCAGCTCTTCCGCGCCACCGAGATCGAGGGTGATGATCCGGCAAAATTCATCAACATTCCTCTCTTCGAGGAACTCACCACGATCAGCCCGAACAAACGCATCAGGCTCGAGACCACGCCGGAGCGCTTCACCACCCGCGTGATCGACCTGATGACCCCCGTGGGCAAGGGCCAACGCGGACTCATTGTGGCTCCTCCTCGCACCGGCAAGACAACCCTTCTGCAGCATATCGCCGATGCCGTGGTGAAGAACCACCCCGAGATGAAGCTCCTCATCCTCCTGGTCGACGAGCGTCCCGAGGAGGTTACCGAAATCCGCCGCACCATTCCCCAGGCCGAGCTCTATGCGAGCTCCAACGACAGCGATATCCGCAGCCACACCCGCATCGCCCAGATCGCTATCGACCGCGCCAAACGTCTTGTCGAGCAGGGCAAGGATGTTTTTGTCCTGATGGACTCACTCACACGTATCGGACGTGCATTCAACAACGCGCAGGGGGGCGGGGGTCGCACCATGAGTGGAGGTATGGATGCCCGTGCCATGGAGATCCCCCGCAAGCTCTTCGCGGCCGCGCGCAATACCGAGGAGGCCGGATCACTCACCATCATGGCTACTGCCCTAATCGACACCAACAGCCGCATGGATGACCTGATCTTTCAGGAATTCAAGGGCACCGGCAACATGGAGCTCGTCCTCGATCGCAAGATCAGCGACCAGCGCATCTATCCGGCCGTCGACATCTTCCTCTCCGGCACCCGGCGCGAGGAACTCCTCCTTACCCCTGACGAGATGCATAAAATCAATATCATCCGCCGTGGACTCGCTGGTCACAAGCCGATTGAGGCGATCGAGCGGCTATTATTCTTCATCCGTCGTTATCCGACGAATGCGGAACTGCTCAAAAACATCCCTGGTTAA
- a CDS encoding type II toxin-antitoxin system PemK/MazF family toxin: MNCSRNDVVLLPIPFSDLSSTKVRPAIVIGHGSTGGDLFLVPITSRLKHGDFPLSGWQSCGLNVPSVVKGQLATVESQLVRKIVGRLSAEDVATLDGKLKEWLDL; the protein is encoded by the coding sequence ATGAACTGCTCTCGCAATGATGTGGTGCTGCTGCCGATTCCGTTCTCGGATCTGAGCAGCACCAAGGTACGCCCGGCAATCGTTATCGGCCATGGCTCCACGGGCGGTGATCTTTTCCTAGTCCCGATCACGTCGCGCCTGAAACATGGGGACTTTCCCCTCAGCGGATGGCAGTCCTGCGGCCTGAATGTTCCCAGCGTGGTGAAGGGTCAACTGGCGACCGTGGAATCCCAACTCGTACGTAAAATCGTGGGAAGACTGAGCGCCGAGGATGTGGCAACCCTCGACGGCAAACTGAAGGAATGGCTCGATTTGTAA
- a CDS encoding Arc family DNA-binding protein, with product MSTITLKDVPQELRVALKQRAARNRRSLNQELLYCLEQFVGIIPSPAQENRAWIESSKQELMKVWDNSEDDVYNELLSQ from the coding sequence GTGTCAACAATCACTCTGAAGGATGTGCCTCAGGAGCTGCGTGTAGCCCTCAAGCAGCGCGCTGCCCGGAACCGCCGCTCCCTGAATCAGGAATTGCTCTACTGCCTGGAGCAGTTTGTTGGGATCATCCCCTCACCCGCTCAGGAGAACCGTGCGTGGATCGAATCCTCAAAGCAGGAACTAATGAAGGTGTGGGATAACTCTGAAGACGACGTCTACAATGAACTGCTCTCGCAATGA
- the rsmH gene encoding 16S rRNA (cytosine(1402)-N(4))-methyltransferase RsmH — MSTSFRHEPVLAKEVVEFLRPAPGRTIIDGTLGGGGHSSLLLKGGARVIGFDRDPEALAHTREFLVSHSESFTAVEGNFTSAAEALPALGISQVNGVLLDLGVSSHQLDTPERGFSFQREGPLDMRMGNTGITAADLVNTAPAPELARIFREYGDEPRAIQFAARIVRAREKKQIVSTAELAELIAAGRTGPRHPATRVFQALRIAVNDEIGSLERALPAFTSLLAPGGRLAVITFHSLEDRIVKHFFRRHAMSEIDDPTWPAPRPNPEHLFEALTPRSVTASPGELSSNPRSRSARLRVVERLGSTSTLKQGVRP; from the coding sequence ATGAGCACCTCTTTCCGCCACGAACCCGTTCTGGCCAAGGAGGTCGTCGAATTCCTGCGCCCCGCTCCCGGCCGTACCATCATTGATGGGACCCTGGGGGGGGGAGGCCACAGCAGCCTGCTGCTGAAGGGCGGGGCGCGGGTTATCGGTTTTGATCGCGATCCGGAGGCTCTGGCCCACACACGAGAGTTTCTTGTCTCCCATAGCGAAAGCTTCACCGCAGTGGAGGGGAATTTTACCAGTGCTGCGGAAGCGTTGCCTGCCCTTGGAATCAGCCAGGTTAACGGAGTATTACTCGACCTCGGGGTCTCTTCCCACCAACTCGACACCCCGGAGCGAGGGTTTTCCTTCCAGCGTGAAGGGCCTCTCGACATGCGCATGGGAAACACCGGAATAACCGCCGCTGACCTTGTGAACACGGCACCTGCCCCAGAGCTCGCCCGAATCTTCCGGGAGTATGGCGATGAGCCACGCGCCATTCAGTTTGCGGCACGTATAGTTAGGGCACGTGAGAAAAAGCAGATTGTAAGCACCGCAGAGCTTGCCGAGTTGATAGCTGCGGGACGTACGGGGCCTCGTCATCCTGCGACTCGTGTCTTCCAGGCGCTCCGCATCGCCGTGAATGACGAGATCGGCTCGCTGGAACGTGCATTGCCCGCGTTCACGTCCCTTCTGGCACCCGGAGGACGGCTGGCCGTCATTACCTTCCACTCGCTGGAGGATAGGATCGTGAAGCATTTCTTCCGCCGTCACGCCATGAGCGAGATCGACGATCCCACATGGCCCGCTCCCCGTCCCAACCCCGAGCACCTTTTTGAGGCGCTCACCCCGCGATCAGTGACAGCCTCGCCAGGCGAGCTTTCCTCCAATCCCCGTTCACGAAGCGCCCGGTTGAGGGTTGTCGAACGACTCGGATCAACCTCAACGCTGAAACAGGGAGTCCGACCATGA
- a CDS encoding penicillin-binding protein 2, protein MGRRIGLVCALLVLVFTAFAWRLIHLQVLKHDYYQEIAADKHESRQVILARRGRILDRNGEELAVNIPVQMVYADGSRIHDPAALAMLAAPFLELPVKELTEKLTTKSKYVVIRKRVSEEKAQDMIRALEKANLHGLYLQEGSVRSYPNGEMLCDVLGYVDHTGHGADGIEKTCDEELRGQEGLRMIEHDRKGREIVVYRGQEQPPENGSDIRLSIDMGLQAIAEREVDEAYKTNHPASATAILADPNTGEILALASRPNYDPNKFNEAKPDQLRNRAISDMYEPGSVFKIIVTSAAYNEGIVDDKTRIFCENGHFSYGGKIIKDHHGSGDLSIPEILIKSSNVGAAKISLRMKDQMFYDYVRKYGFGTRTGIPLPGEISGLVNPPHRWDMLTKTRMAFGQSISVTPIQMVMAMSAIANGGKLLKPKLVLSKGEGSAELQEPPVAQVVKAESANYIANALEKVVSNQGTAPLARVEGYRVAGKTGTAQKISPHGGYLQGRFIVSFAGFFPVNKPRIMGIVIVDDAKLGETANYGGSVAGPVFSKIGGKTARYLDMNPEPGESLSKTGSSMGAVSAR, encoded by the coding sequence ATGGGCAGGCGCATCGGGCTTGTCTGCGCCCTCCTGGTACTCGTCTTCACCGCTTTTGCATGGCGGTTGATCCACCTGCAGGTCCTCAAGCACGACTATTATCAAGAAATAGCCGCGGATAAGCACGAGAGCAGACAAGTGATTTTAGCTCGCAGAGGGCGTATCCTCGACAGAAACGGCGAGGAACTAGCAGTGAATATTCCCGTGCAGATGGTCTATGCTGATGGCTCCCGCATTCATGACCCGGCGGCGCTCGCCATGCTGGCGGCTCCGTTTCTGGAACTGCCCGTCAAGGAACTCACGGAGAAGCTCACGACTAAGAGTAAGTATGTGGTCATTCGGAAACGAGTCTCCGAGGAGAAAGCCCAGGACATGATAAGGGCACTTGAGAAAGCGAATCTCCACGGCCTCTATCTTCAGGAAGGATCCGTGAGGAGTTATCCCAATGGGGAGATGCTTTGCGATGTGTTGGGATACGTTGATCACACGGGGCACGGGGCCGACGGTATCGAGAAAACCTGCGATGAAGAGCTGAGAGGGCAGGAGGGTCTTCGAATGATCGAACACGACCGTAAGGGAAGGGAGATCGTTGTCTATCGGGGGCAGGAGCAACCTCCCGAGAACGGCTCGGATATCCGCCTTTCCATCGATATGGGACTGCAGGCGATCGCGGAGCGCGAGGTAGATGAGGCCTACAAGACAAATCACCCCGCCTCGGCGACGGCTATTCTTGCAGATCCCAATACAGGCGAGATCCTAGCGCTTGCCAGCAGGCCGAACTACGACCCGAACAAATTCAACGAGGCGAAGCCCGATCAACTGCGTAACCGCGCCATCTCGGACATGTACGAACCGGGATCGGTCTTCAAGATCATCGTCACATCAGCCGCATATAATGAGGGGATCGTCGACGACAAGACCCGGATCTTTTGTGAGAACGGACACTTTTCCTACGGGGGGAAGATAATCAAGGACCACCATGGTAGCGGCGATCTTAGTATTCCCGAGATCCTCATTAAGTCTTCTAACGTCGGTGCCGCCAAGATCTCCCTGAGAATGAAGGATCAGATGTTCTATGACTATGTCAGGAAATACGGATTTGGAACCCGCACCGGAATCCCTCTTCCTGGGGAAATCTCGGGGCTGGTAAACCCGCCGCACCGTTGGGATATGCTGACAAAGACACGCATGGCTTTTGGCCAGTCAATCAGCGTGACACCGATCCAGATGGTGATGGCGATGTCCGCGATCGCCAACGGCGGCAAGCTCTTGAAGCCTAAACTCGTTCTGAGCAAGGGTGAGGGAAGCGCTGAACTTCAAGAGCCTCCCGTCGCCCAAGTGGTGAAGGCAGAGAGTGCCAACTACATCGCCAATGCGCTGGAGAAGGTAGTCAGCAACCAGGGAACTGCACCGCTGGCCCGGGTCGAGGGGTACCGCGTCGCCGGCAAGACGGGTACCGCCCAGAAAATCAGTCCCCATGGAGGATACCTACAAGGGCGCTTCATCGTCTCGTTTGCCGGATTTTTCCCAGTCAATAAACCCAGAATCATGGGAATCGTCATCGTGGACGACGCCAAGTTGGGCGAGACAGCAAACTACGGCGGTTCGGTGGCCGGCCCCGTCTTTTCAAAAATCGGAGGGAAAACAGCCCGTTACCTCGATATGAACCCCGAACCTGGGGAATCCCTATCCAAAACGGGTTCCAGCATGGGCGCCGTTAGTGCCCGATGA
- a CDS encoding UDP-N-acetylmuramoyl-L-alanyl-D-glutamate--2,6-diaminopimelate ligase, with amino-acid sequence MNLENLLQSTPVISVMGSPDVMLTGLSCDSRSVRVGDLFFAISGSIENGIHYVSQAIEKGAVAVVTDEDISRKEIPSIEGVPVVRVPDARLAMATLASTFYGHPSASLAVAGVTGTNGKTTTAWIIRHLCDAVGRPCGLVGTIEYVLPGIVEPASRTTPESIDLQRMLAIMRDGGFRAASLEVSSHALMQHRVGGVEFDAAVFTNLTQDHLDYHGSMEEYFEAKRMLFTGLTKQTKKKGRAIINSDDRYGHRLLDRVQGVPIITYGQGSGCHFRASDIAYTAAGTIFRLDAKGRSYLVRTPLIGLFNVYNTIAALAATSAMGLELRRAIAAVATIPQVPGRLERVPVKRNFQAFVDYAHTPDALVNVLGTLRQLNPGNIITVFGCGGDRDRTKRPLMAAAAEQNSDRVILTSDNPRGEDPLEIMNEAAKGFRARGHESYVDRESAIRRAVEIAAPGDIVLVAGKGHEDYQETESGRHPFDDVRVTARAMAGKEFDEREEPRR; translated from the coding sequence ATGAATCTAGAAAACCTACTTCAATCCACCCCGGTGATTTCCGTCATGGGAAGTCCCGATGTCATGCTCACGGGCCTGAGTTGCGATTCGCGATCTGTCCGCGTCGGCGACCTCTTTTTTGCGATTTCAGGATCCATTGAAAACGGAATCCACTATGTAAGCCAGGCGATCGAAAAGGGAGCCGTTGCGGTCGTGACAGATGAAGACATTTCCCGAAAAGAGATTCCCTCGATAGAGGGGGTTCCTGTTGTGAGGGTTCCCGATGCGCGTTTGGCGATGGCGACCCTGGCATCTACCTTCTACGGACATCCCTCGGCATCGCTAGCCGTGGCCGGTGTCACCGGAACGAATGGCAAGACCACCACGGCCTGGATCATCAGGCATCTCTGCGATGCAGTCGGCCGTCCTTGCGGGCTTGTCGGGACGATTGAGTACGTCCTTCCGGGTATTGTCGAGCCGGCTTCCAGGACCACGCCAGAGTCGATCGACCTGCAGAGGATGCTGGCCATCATGAGAGACGGGGGATTTCGGGCAGCATCCCTTGAAGTCTCCAGCCATGCGCTGATGCAGCACCGCGTTGGAGGGGTCGAGTTCGACGCCGCCGTCTTTACCAATCTCACCCAGGACCATCTCGACTACCACGGATCCATGGAGGAGTACTTCGAGGCGAAACGCATGCTCTTCACGGGACTTACAAAGCAGACCAAGAAAAAGGGTCGAGCGATCATCAACTCGGATGACCGTTACGGGCATCGTCTCCTCGACCGTGTTCAGGGTGTCCCGATCATCACCTACGGTCAGGGAAGTGGCTGTCATTTCCGCGCCAGTGACATTGCTTACACTGCGGCAGGCACCATCTTCCGATTGGATGCCAAGGGAAGAAGCTATCTGGTCAGGACTCCGCTGATCGGTCTCTTCAATGTTTACAACACCATCGCCGCATTGGCCGCTACCTCGGCTATGGGACTTGAACTGCGCCGTGCCATCGCTGCTGTAGCAACGATCCCCCAAGTTCCAGGACGCCTGGAGCGCGTTCCCGTAAAGCGGAATTTCCAGGCTTTTGTCGACTACGCCCACACGCCGGATGCGCTGGTGAATGTGCTCGGTACACTCCGGCAGCTGAACCCCGGCAACATCATCACGGTTTTCGGTTGCGGTGGTGACCGTGACCGAACCAAGCGTCCTCTCATGGCGGCTGCCGCCGAGCAGAATTCGGATCGCGTGATTCTGACCTCCGACAATCCTCGCGGCGAGGATCCTCTGGAGATTATGAACGAGGCAGCAAAAGGCTTCCGTGCCCGGGGCCACGAAAGCTATGTCGACCGTGAGAGCGCCATCAGGCGTGCTGTGGAGATCGCGGCGCCAGGGGATATCGTGCTGGTGGCGGGCAAGGGCCACGAGGATTACCAGGAGACAGAGTCCGGGCGTCACCCTTTTGACGACGTCAGGGTCACTGCCCGCGCGATGGCTGGAAAGGAGTTTGATGAGAGGGAGGAACCGAGACGATGA
- a CDS encoding UDP-N-acetylmuramoyl-tripeptide--D-alanyl-D-alanine ligase, which produces MNPLSLSEIAGMCGAALIAGNSEDIVRRVAKDTRSIEAGDLYVALRGERFDGNQFIAEAAAKGAVAALCDGEPPAGLPQGFGILDTQDSLTGLALLASAWRSRLTLRAIAITGSSGKTSVKDFTAAVLRSSLRTTATLGNLNNEIGLPLSILAADLEDEAAVWEIGMNHRHEIAPLSGLARPEIGIITNVGTAHIEHLGSREEIAAEKGDLLEKLPSGGYAIIPAEDDFSKELGSRTSARVLQVGFDRGDLRATGIRYGMDETRFVIEGEFGRSEAILPAPGRHMVGNALLAIAAGLQCGITLEKCISGLAGVTLTSGRLAKMIRRGVTFLDDTYNANPESMIAALETLERLSLPGRKIAVLGRMGELGIHAATGYESVGTKAAVVLSTLITVGEEASAIADTASKAGLSDVHVVSDNAAAAQLLSSFATQGDLILLKASRSARMEEVLQHFN; this is translated from the coding sequence ATGAATCCGCTTTCTCTTTCCGAGATAGCCGGAATGTGCGGGGCAGCTCTTATTGCCGGCAATTCCGAAGATATAGTGCGCCGTGTCGCCAAGGATACGCGCTCGATCGAGGCCGGTGATCTCTATGTCGCACTCAGGGGGGAACGTTTCGACGGGAATCAATTTATTGCTGAAGCCGCTGCAAAGGGAGCCGTTGCGGCTCTCTGCGATGGTGAACCTCCGGCGGGTCTGCCTCAGGGGTTTGGTATTCTGGATACACAGGATTCCCTGACAGGACTCGCGCTCCTTGCCTCAGCGTGGCGGTCCAGACTCACACTGCGTGCCATTGCCATCACCGGCAGTAGCGGTAAGACCTCAGTGAAGGATTTTACAGCGGCTGTGCTTCGCTCATCCCTACGCACAACAGCAACCCTGGGTAATCTGAATAATGAGATCGGTCTTCCTCTCTCCATACTGGCGGCCGATCTGGAGGATGAGGCTGCCGTATGGGAGATAGGAATGAATCACCGCCATGAGATCGCACCTCTTAGCGGATTGGCCAGGCCGGAGATCGGCATCATCACAAATGTCGGAACCGCCCACATCGAGCATCTCGGGAGTCGTGAAGAAATCGCGGCCGAGAAGGGGGATCTTCTAGAAAAGCTGCCGTCCGGGGGATATGCGATCATCCCGGCTGAGGATGATTTTTCCAAGGAACTCGGTTCCAGAACATCGGCCCGGGTCTTGCAGGTTGGGTTCGATCGGGGAGACCTCCGGGCCACGGGGATTCGATACGGCATGGATGAGACACGTTTTGTGATCGAGGGAGAGTTCGGAAGATCCGAAGCCATTCTCCCGGCGCCGGGTCGGCATATGGTCGGCAATGCCCTTCTGGCGATTGCGGCTGGATTGCAGTGTGGCATCACGCTGGAGAAGTGTATTTCGGGACTTGCTGGCGTCACCTTGACTTCAGGACGACTGGCCAAGATGATCCGGCGAGGCGTGACTTTTCTGGACGACACCTACAATGCGAATCCCGAATCGATGATAGCCGCTCTTGAGACGCTTGAGAGACTTTCCCTGCCGGGTCGCAAGATTGCTGTTCTTGGCAGGATGGGGGAATTGGGAATACATGCGGCTACGGGATATGAAAGCGTAGGCACCAAGGCTGCGGTCGTACTCTCCACGCTGATAACCGTGGGTGAAGAAGCTTCCGCAATCGCTGATACGGCTTCGAAGGCAGGACTTTCGGATGTGCACGTTGTTTCTGACAATGCTGCGGCCGCCCAACTTCTCTCCTCATTTGCCACTCAGGGCGACCTGATCCTGCTGAAAGCCAGCAGGAGCGCGCGCATGGAGGAAGTCCTTCAACACTTCAACTGA